Genomic DNA from Campylobacter sp. MG1:
CTAGAAGTATTTATAAGTTATATGTATAAAATATTTATATGAGTATGCTTATTTAATTTAAGTAGCTTTATATGTTTAAAGAATTATGTATTTAATAAGCTTAGATGATTAATTGTTTTTTAGGTAGGTAGGGTTAAAGACAAAGAAGTAAATTAAAACAACAATAAGGTAAGTTAAAAATTAAAGAAGAAAAATTAAAGCAAAGTATGATAAAAAGTTAAAGATATTAGATTGTAAGAGAGTTAGGTTAAATAAAAGATTATAATGAAGTTAAATAAGATTTAGTTATTCTATTAGTAAAATTAATTAGAAAATTAAATAAAATTATTTACTCATAATAGATTCATTTAATGTTTTATTTCTTTAGTTTATTATTTTTGGTGAAATTTGTTTTATTCTTTAAAATTTAGCTTTAGAGTCTTTATTTACGAGTAATTTTATAGCTTTAAGGTGTGGAACGTATGTTGCTTAGTTAAGGTTATATTTGTAATGTTATTGGATATTAATTTAAGTGATTTAATTTTTATTATTGTTTATCGGGTTACTTTTTTGCATAAAAGCTAAGGTTTTTATTTATAAAAGTAAAAGTAGTTAAATATTGTTGTTTAATATGTTTTGTAATGGTAATTTTTATATCAATCACAAACTTGAATAAAGTAGTATTTTGAAATAGATAGAAGAGAATTTAAATTATATATAGAAAAGCATTAAAAAATACAGAAATAACTTTTATTAGTATTTAATTGAGATATTAAATTTACATTTAGTGAAATTTATTTTTTAATATTTATGTTTAGAAGTTATTTATATATTTATTAGTTTAAATATTATTTTTAGTAGTGGATTTGCATGTTTATTTAAACTAGGCAAAAATGTCTAGTTTAAATATTATTTAATTTCTTATAAATATTAAGCTAAATTATTTTAATAATCTCCTAATTTTATAAATGTTTTTGATGGAGTAGAAAAAGGAACGTAATATATACTTATATTTGATAAATTATTTGGAATTTTATAAACTATTTTAGTTCTTTTTTGTAAGTCCTGGATTCATAGGTTCTAAAAATATCCCCCAATCATCTTGCATTATTACTTCAGATACTTCGTATTTTAGTGCTTCACCATTATCTTTAGATACAATTAGCACATCTCCATCTAGTAACATTCTACTTTCTTTAGATATATTTTTGAAAGTAGCATCAATAATTAAATATAATACACCTTGTTCTGCATCTAAATTTGTTAGAAAATTACTAGTATTAACATTACGAGCTATTTTTACGCTATGTACAGTGATTGCAAATTTAGATGTATTTAGTGTTTCTCCAATTTTAATGATGTTGGAATCTTTAGCGTTAGGAGTGTTTTCGCCTGCAAATATAATGCCTAATACTATAATAACAATGATTGTTACAAAAATAAATTTAAAAAATTTTTCATTTTTTATCCTTAGTTTTTAGTATAATTAATTTCAAAATAATAATTTTTATTTACTAAAATAATTTTAATTCTTCGCAACTAGC
This window encodes:
- a CDS encoding DUF4352 domain-containing protein yields the protein MKNEKFFKFIFVTIIVIIVLGIIFAGENTPNAKDSNIIKIGETLNTSKFAITVHSVKIARNVNTSNFLTNLDAEQGVLYLIIDATFKNISKESRMLLDGDVLIVSKDNGEALKYEVSEVIMQDDWGIFLEPMNPGLTKKN